Proteins encoded within one genomic window of Chiloscyllium punctatum isolate Juve2018m chromosome 7, sChiPun1.3, whole genome shotgun sequence:
- the zbtb37 gene encoding zinc finger and BTB domain-containing protein 37 — translation MEKEGSIQLEVPDFSSSVLAQLNQLRMQGRLCDIVVDVQGKSFRAHKAVLAASSPYFRDHMSLGEMSAVSISVIKSPAVFERLLAFCYTGKLCLQVADIISYLTAASFLQMQYIIDKCTQILDGIHFRIDVSEVEAELNQDGPKRPAQTRSIATPSSRRGRATSGFSRRSPLQDELGSSGADERLVRIDRVGQWYVETGVSGDHSPEAIRQIGGMRIKTETPDEWIMSENQPSGEDGSSAEEVTAMVIDSAGHSTLVQEAFPTAASSGKISRPSSSFSEMDRFSPSGSVVCTVPERHRARSESPAKNEERKQPNSQADETPLFGVSGYEEYLRDQEVAERWYRYNPRLTCLYCGKSFNQKGSLDRHMRLHMGITPFVCRICGKKYTRKDQLEYHIRKHTGNKPFHCHVCGKSFPFQAILNQHFKKNHPGCTLLEGLHSISPETTSKGQNGEESPPQDEAKAIGELIHTSVSTTGPD, via the exons ATGGAGAAGGAGGGCAGCATCCAACTGGAGGTGCCCGATTTCAGCAGCTCGGTGCTGGCCCAGCTCAACCAACTGCGGATGCAGGGGCGGCTCTGTGACATTGTGGTCGACGTCCAGGGGAAGTCCTTCCGTGCCCACAAAGCAGTGCTGGCTGCCAGTTCGCCCTACTTCCGTGACCATATGTCACTGGGTGAGATGAGCGCTGTTTCCATCTCTGTCATCAAGAGCCCCGCGGTGTTTGAGCGCCTCCTGGCCTTCTGCTATACGGGCAAGCTGTGCCTGCAGGTGGCCGATATCATCAGCTACCTGACAGCTGCCAGCTTCCTCCAGATGCAGTACATCATCGACAAGTGCACGCAGATCCTCGATGGCATTCACTTCCGAATTGATGTCTCTGAAGTGGAGGCGGAGTTGAACCAGGACGGTCCCAAGCGCCCGGCCCAAACCCGCAGCATCGCTACCCCAAGCAGCCGCCGTGGCCGGGCAACCTCGGGTTTTAGCCGCAGAAGCCCACTGCAGGACGAGTTGGGGAGCAGCGGGGCTGATGAGAGGCTGGTTAGAATTGACCGGGTGGGCCAGTGGTATGTGGAGACAGGGGTCAGTGGCGACCACAGCCCAGAGGCTATTCGGCAAATTGGCGGGATGCGGATCAAGACAGAGACGCCAGATGAGTGGATCATGTCGGAGAACCAGCCATCCGGGGAGGATGGCAGCAGCGCAGAGGAGGTAACAGCTATGGTGATTGACAGTGCTGGGCACAGCACCCTGGTCCAGGAGGCCTTTCCCACCGCTGCCTCAAGTGGCAAGATCTCAAGACCTTCCAGCAGCTTCAGTGAGATGGACAG GTTTAGTCCATCTGGCAGTGTTGTTTGCACCGTGCCCGAGCGCCACAGAGCAAGGAGTGAGTCTCCAGCCAAAAATGAAGAACGGAAACAGCCCAACTCTCAG GCAGATGAGACTCCCCTGTTTGGTGTCAGTGGCTATGAAGAGTACCTCCGGGACCAAGAAGTGGCTGAGCGCTGGTACCGTTACAACCCTCGCCTGACATGTCTGTACTGCGGCAAGTCTTTTAACCAGAAGGGAAGCCTGGATCGCCATATGCGGTTGCACATGGGCATAACACCCTTTGTGTGCCGAATCTGCGGGAAAAAGTACACCCGCAAGGACCAGCTGGAATATCACATCCGCAAGCACACCGGGAACAAGCCCTTCCACTGCCACGTCTGCGGCAAGAGCTTTCCCTTCCAGGCTATTTTAAATCAGCACTTCAAAAAGAACCACCCGGGCTGCACACTGCTGGAGGGGCTACACAGTATTTCACCAGAGACCACCTCCAAGGGACAGAATGGGGAAGAATCCCCGCCTCAAGATGAGGCGAAAGCCATTGGCGAACTGATTCATACTTCCGTCTCAACTACTGGGCCAGACTGA
- the serpinc1 gene encoding antithrombin-III — protein sequence MRRFALFLYAVLVGAIDPTPSSDNSLTHCNTKLKDIPGQPMCVYRTPDKKTQTAQTADKATQPKAKDLPENTNPRVWELSRANSKFAFEFYKQLAKSKADGENIFLSPLSISTAFAMTKLGACGDTLQQLMEVFKFDTITEKTSDQVHYFFAKLNCRLYRKANKSSELVSANRLFGEKSLTYNQTFQNISEAVYSAKLIPVNFKDKPKSARKIINAWVANKTEGLIRDVIPPDAITPYTTLVIVNAIYFKGLWKSMFEKEVTVKRDFEKADRSVCKAPMMQQQGSFRFGKFSKDGVKVIELPYKGDDVSMVLILPLAEATLTGVENQLTHEKIMGWLKQLTSTDVELSLPRFRVEDSFSLTDRLKQMGLNDLFNQEKANLPGIIEGTSNNIYISDAFHKAFLEVNEEGSEAAGASTVIVMGRSLRPSLEIFNANRPFLLLIREVAINAIIFMGRISNPC from the exons ATGAGACGCTTCGCCTTGTTCCTTTATGCCGTCCTCGTGGGGGCGATAGATCCTACTCCTTCCAGTGATAACAGtctgacccactgtaacaccaaACTCAAGGACATCCCAGGCCAGCCCATGTGCGTGTATCGTACACCAGACAAGAAAACCCAAACGGCTCAGACAGCGGACAAAGCGACGCAGCCAAAGGCTAAGGACCTCCCCGAGAACACCAACCCTCGGGTCTGGGAGCTGTCCAGGGCTAACAGCAAATTCGCCTTTGAGTTTTACAAACAACTGGCCAAATCAAAGGCAGATGGGGAGAACATCTTCCTGTCACCCCTGAGCATCTCCACAGCTTTTGCCATGACAAAATTGGGAGCGTGTGGCGACACCCTGCAGCAGCTAATGGAG GTCTTTAAGTTTGACACCATCACGGAGAAGACATCAGACCAAGTGCACTACTTCTTCGCTAAGCTCAACTGCCGGCTGTACCGGAAAGCCAACAAGTCTTCAGAGCTGGTTTCAGCCAACCGGCTCTTTGGTGAGAAGTCATTAACGTACAACCAAACATTCCAGAACATCAGTGAGGCGGTGTACAGCGCCAAGCTCATCCCTGTCAACTTCAAG GACAAACCAAAGTCAGCCAGAAAGATCATCAATGCTTGGGTGGCCAACAAGACTGAGGGGCTTATCAGAGATGTCATCCCTCCTGATGCCATAACACCCTACACCACCCTGGTTATTGTTAACGCAATCTATTTTAAG GGACTGTGGAAGTCCATGTTTGAGAAGGAGGTGACAGTGAAAAGGGACTTTGAGAAAGCGGATAGAAGCGTCTGCAAAGCCCCAATGATGCAGCAACAGGGCTCCTTTCGTTTTGGCAAGTTCTCCAAGGATGGGGTGAAGGTGATCGAGCTCCCGTACAAAGGGGATGATGTCTCCATGGTGCTGATCCTCCCACTGGCAGAAGCTACCCTGACGGGTGTCGAGAATCAGCTGACACACGAGAAGATCATGGGGTGGCTGAAGCAACTGACCTCAACGGACGTGGAACTCTCGTTGCCCCGGTTCCGAGTTGAGGACTCTTTCAGCCTCACCGACAGGCTGAAGCAGATGGGCCTGAATGATCTCTTCAACCAAGAGAAAGCCAACTTGCCAG GGATAATTGAAGGAACCAGCAATAACATTTACATATCTGATGCATTCCATAAAGCTTTCTTGGAG GTGAATGAGGAAGGTAGTGAAGCTGCTGGAGCATCTACGGTGATAGTGATGGGACGGTCACTGCGGCCCAGTCTGGAGATCTTCAATGCCAATCGGCCATTCCTGCTGCTGATCCGAGAAGTTGCTATCAATGCCATCATCTTCATGGGGAGAATATCAAACCCATGTTAA